From Echeneis naucrates chromosome 7, fEcheNa1.1, whole genome shotgun sequence, one genomic window encodes:
- the col9a3 gene encoding collagen alpha-3(IX) chain: MAVISALWVLLFLCQLLTSSSAQRPGPRGAPGPPGPPGPPGRDGTDGKTGPAGLPGKLGPKGKAGIPGVSGKPGLPGLPGVDGLTGPDGRPGKDGPTGEAGEAGPPGPPGPPGRGRSGAPGLPGTNGLPGGVGPQGPVGPEGLPGLPGPPGPDGPPGLPGTLHDLNGDLLCPAICPPGPPGPPGMPGFKGHTGHKGDKGEPGKIGEKGDPGPPGPPGIPGTVGLQGPRGLRGLQGPMGAVGDRGLPGFRGKPGIAGIIGKTGDAGEKGPQGFKGPKGEIGKIGPKGGPGGAGPKGEPGIPGRDGKDGTPGLDGEKGDAGRHGVVGEKGPNGLPGLQGKAGAKGSKGAVGDPGKSGETGPSGEPGIPGEIGIPGERGIAGPRGVAGGIGPVGNPGPQGVKGFQGVKGALGDPGLPGPTGLRGEFGERGPVGASGAKGDVGVAGSDGLPGENGEPGPFGPVGQKGEPGKRGELGPKGVTGPQGELGARGPPGKQGPMGFQGEQGLPGIAGKTGVPGKLASEQHIRELCGSMIDDQITQLAANLRRPLAPGMVGRPGPAGPPGNPGVSGSIGHPGARGPPGYRGLPGELGDPGPRGDVGEQGDKGPVGKAVDGPPGDQGYPGLPGVPGIVKDGRDGSPGDPGEPGEPGRVGRTGHQGPPGICDTSACQGASVAGKSSNPKNY; encoded by the exons ATGGCGGTGATCTCTGCTCTTTGGGTTTTACTCTTTCTGTGCCAGCTTTTGACATCATCCTCAGCTCAG AGGCCAGGCCCCAGAGGAGCACCTGGGCCACCAGGACCCCCAGGACCACCAGGAAGAGATGGCACCGAT GGCAAAACTGGACCTGCTGGGTTGCCAGGGAAACTA GGTCCCAAAGGGAAAGCAGGAATACCAGGTGTATCAGGAAAACCAGGCCTGCCAGGACTTCCTGGGGTGGAT GGTTTGACGGGTCCTGATGGTCGTCCAGGAAAGGATGGACCCACAGGGGAAGCA GGTGAAGCTGGACCTCCTGGGCCACCCGGACCTCCT GGCAGAGGGAGATCAGGAGCTCCA GGATTACCTGGAACCAACGGGTTGCCAGGCGGTGTTGGCCCCCAGGGTCCAGTC GGTCCTGAAGGTCTTCCAGGTCTCCCCGGACCTCCTGGCCCTGATGGACCACCA GGTCTTCCTGGCACTCTTCATGATCTTAATGGTGACCTTCTG TGTCCTGCAATCTGTCCCCCGggtcctcctggtcctcctgggATGCCAGGATTCAAG GGTCACACAGGACATAAAGGAGACAAAGGAGAACCTGGAAAAATAGGAGAGAAG GGGGACCCTGGTCCACCTGGCCCACCAGGTATTCCCGGCACCGTGGGTCTGCAG GGCCCACGTGGTCTCCGAGGTTTACAGGGACCGATGGGAGCTGTAGGAGACAGA GGCCTGCCTGGTTTCAGAGGCAAACCTGGCATTGCTGGCATCATTGGAAAGACA GGTGACGCTGGAGAAAAAGGACCACAGGGTTTCAAAGGACCCAAAGGAGAAATT GGTAAAATTGGTCCCAAAGGAGGCCCAGGGGGGGCAGGACCCAAAGGGGAGCCT GGTATTCCTGGCAGAGATGGCAAAGATGGCACACCAGGATTAGATGGTGAGAAG gGCGATGCAGGACGCCATGGAGTAGTCGGAGAGAAGGGACCAAATGGCCTTCCT GGTCTGCAAGGCAAGGCTGGTGCAAAGGGCTCTAAAGGAGCAGTT GGTGATCCAGGAAAGTCTGGGGAGACAGGACCTTCTGGAGAGCCAGGTATTCCT GGTGAGATTGGCATCCCAGGAGAAAGGGGGATAGCAGGACCCAGAGGAGTGGCT GGAGGTATTGGACCAGTGGGCAACCCTGGACCCCAGGGAGTGAAAGGCTTTCAG GGGGTAAAAGGTGCCTTGGGGGATCCAGGTCTTCCAGGTCCAACAGGACTCCGTGGAGAGTTTGGGGAAAGG GGTCCAGTTGGAGCTTCTGGAGCCAAAGGAGACGTG GGTGTggcaggaagtgatggtttaCCAGGAGAGAACGGAGAACCT GGTCCCTTTGGGCCAGTTGGACAAAAAGGAGAG CCAGGGAAGCGGGGTGAACTGGGACCTAAGGGCGTGACAGGCCCACAGGGAGAGCTTGGTGCCAGAGGGCCTCCAGGAAAGCAGGGGCCAATGGGCTTCCAGGGGGAGCAGGGTCTGCCTGGAATCGCAGGAAAGACAGGCGTACCT GGTAAACTAGCCAGTGAGCAGCACATCAGAGAGCTGTGTGGCTCCATGATTGATG ATCAGATCACACAGCTGGCTGCGAACCTTCGAAGGCCCCTGGCCCCTGGAATGGTGGGCCGCCCAGGCCCCGCTGGGCCTCCAGGAAATCCAGGAGTTTCTGGCTCTATTGGACACCCCGGTGCTCGTGGACCACCAGGGTACAGAGGCCTGCCTGGAGAACTTGGAGACCCTGGTCCCAGag GTGATGTTGGTGAGCAAGGTGATAAGGGACCCGTTGGCAAGGCTGTTGATGGACCTCCTGGAGACCAAGGATACCCAG GTCTTCCAGGAGTGCCTGGAATTGTCAAAGATGGGCGTGATGGATCTCCAGGAGATCCAGGGGAGCCTGGAGAGCCAGGCAGAGTAGGTAGGACTGGGCACCAGGGACCTCCTGGAATCTGTGATACATCAGCCTGCCAGGGAGCATCAGTCGCTGGAAAATCTTCAAACCCCAAAAACTATTAA